A genomic stretch from Oreochromis niloticus isolate F11D_XX linkage group LG11, O_niloticus_UMD_NMBU, whole genome shotgun sequence includes:
- the LOC112848107 gene encoding uncharacterized protein LOC112848107 — MEATSASAQALKEDRAEGPRDEVESGSIYSRHSSKRSRSSRSSTSSRVSYEAARARAKAEAAKTRLAFTEKEGELRVEKARLEAKIDYISLQKEAEAAQAEAEVLEAAAGDVNESNNKEFDFLPLPESALKRTDHYVTQHTQDQFPQEPKVENDSTLPPTSTPFLSYNQNAQPQLIDNGASFPQNNAQPFHMNFPQQEDERYQHRVLSDNRPHLNSSHNIDSSTDLAKFLAKSQLVSSGLTKFDDLPEHYEAWRETFINTIESLSLSASEEMDLLIKWLGKESGEHAIRIRSVNIRQPNVGLRMIWERLNKKYGAPEVIERALFCKLESFPKIHNRESQKLQELADLLTELDVAKREGYLPGLAYLDTSRGVQPIVEKLPLYLQDRWLSHGCKYKRDHHVAFPPFSYFKEFICREAEERNDPSFNYPDLFTNSYRKERSNQVRPVSVHKTNISMASEPKIGNPEKLCPMHHKPHSLQKCRGFRKLLLEERKRFLKENNICFRCCASTTHQAKSCEATVKCGECDSDKHISALHPGPASRSDAVPTSSTENGGERSDTEAQSVTSRCTQVCGDGFQGKSCSKICLVNVYPNGHQELWQKMYVILDDQSNVSLARSEFFDMFGLTGATMPYTLKTCAGIIEASGRRAHSFMIESLDGKVTMPLPALIECNDIPNNRSEIPTPEAACHHHHLKRVADKIPPLDPDADILLLLGRDIIRAHKVRDQYNGPLNAPYAQRLDLGWVIVGEVCIGGAHNTTTVSAMKTCILENGRPSHFATCENKIKVKEYPNGKDEKKRTPPNRDIQNASTVTNLGETVFNATENDNQLAHSIEDSVFLQIMEEEFFQDETKSWVAPLPFRHPRKRLPNNRCYAHHRLMSLRKTLDKKPEMKMHFTDFMQNMLDKGHAELAPPLQEGAECWYLPTFGVYHPKKPNKIRVVFDSSAQYDGISLNEVLLSGPDLNNSLVGVLLRFRKEPVAITADIQQMFYCFVVREDCRDFLRFLWYQDNDLSKDVVDYRMRVHVFGNSPSPAVAIFGLRKAAEHQEVEYGSDARHFVERDFYVDDGLRSFATTAEAIDVLRRTQQMLAASNITLHKIASNRAEVLNAFPADQRADNVKDLNLFVDDLPVQRSLGVSWNIMTDTFGFNIPENQKPFTRRGVLSTVNSLFDPLGFIAPVAVTGRLILRELTTENADWDAELPEAKKESWRRWSESLSALKNLDVPRAYASFSVSKAQHAELLIFCDASVKAISAVAYLKTTNEQGLQEVGFVFGKSKLAPNPGLTIPRLELCAAVMAVEIADLVMRELDLDLKTVKFYTDSRVVLGYIHNETRRFYVYVNNRVQRIRQSTQPEQWNYIPSELNPADHGSRSVPAAELADTTWLTGPAFLMKQPKVAASGDNGSTFDLVNPDADAEVRPEVTSLATQVSRDKLGSKRFQRFSSWTTLSKTVAHLCHIAQCFSHSSKNQRCVGWHMCKSGLSVIDIVRAEQIIIKCVQEEMYSEELKCIKMKHDLPKTSTLYKLRPILDSEGMLRIGGRIGRGQLETGEVHPLIIPSRSHVASLLVCHHHQAVKHQGRHFTEGAIRNSGLWIVGGKRLISSIIHKCVTCRKLRGRTEQQQMSDLPTERLQADPPFSYVGLDVFGPWEVVTRRTRGGQAQDKRWAVLFTCMSTRAIHIEVIETMTSSSFINALRRFFSIRGHAKQLRSDCGTNFTGAFKELKMDPGNKSVEDYLLKQKCTWVFNPPHSSHMGGAWERMIGVARRILDSMRLQVGHVKLTHEVLTTFMAEVSAIVNARPLIPVSTDPEAPFILTPSILLTQKGGVPSPTVSEFSKGDLLKNQWKRVQALADTFWARWRREYLSTLQSRHKWQSQKPNLKEGDIVLLKDDQTKRNQWPMGIIVKVVPSRDGLVRKVEVKVIRNQTAKVFSRPVSQVILLFSPQDNDSSAS; from the coding sequence ATGGAGGCCACAAGCGCCTCAGCACAAGCTTTAAAGGAAGATAGAGCTGAAGGCCCACGAGATGAAGTTGAATCGGGGTCTATTTATTCACGCCACAGCTCAAAAAGGTCACGCTCTTCACGCTCATCAACGAGCTCCAGAGTAAGCTATGAAGCAGCCAGGGCGCGAGCCAAAGCAGAGGCGGCGAAAACCAGACTAGCATTCACGGAAAAGGAAGGCGAACTGAGAGTCGAAAAGGCCAGACTAGAAGCCAAGATAGATTATATTAGTCTACAGAAAGAAGCTGAGGCTGCCCAAGCTGAAGCTGAGGTGTTGGAGGCAGCTGCAGGAGACGTGAATGAATCCAACAACAAAGAATTTGACTTCCTGCCTTTGCCAGAGAGTGCATTGAAAAGGACTGATCACTATGTTACACAGCACACACAAGATCAATTCCCACAAGAACCCAAAGTAGAGAATGATTCGACTTTACCGCCAACATCCACTCCATTTCTAAGCTACAATCAGAATGCACAGCCCCAGCTCATCGACAACGGAGCCAGCTTCCCTCAAAATAATGCTCAGCCATTCCATATGAACTTTCCACAGCAAGAAGATGAGCGCTACCAGCACAGGGTACTGTCCGACAATCGACCACATCTAAACAGCTCCCACAATATTGACTCATCTACAGATCTTGCCAAGTTCCTTGCCAAATCCCAGCTGGTTTCTTCAGGCCTAACAAAGTTTGATGACTTACCCGAACACTATGAAGCCTGGAGAGAAACGTTCATCAACACAATCGAAAGTCTGAGTCTATCAGCAAGTGAAGAAATGGATCTGCTTATCAAATGGCTGGGTAAAGAATCTGGTGAGCATGCAATCAGAATACGGTCCGTGAATATCAGACAGCCTAATGTGGGACTTAGAATGATCTGGGAAAGACTAAACAAAAAGTATGGTGCTCCAGAGGTGATAGAAAGAGCTCTCTTTTGCAAACTTGAGAGTTTTCCCAAGATCCACAACAGAGAGAGTCAAAAACTGCAAGAACTGGCTGATTTGCTTACTGAACTTGACGTTGCTAAACGAGAGGGTTACCTACCAGGTCTAGCCTATCTTGATACATCAAGAGGTGTGCAGCCAATTGTGGAAAAGCTCCCTTTATATCTCCAAGACAGGTGGCTGTCACACGGGTGCAAATACAAAAGAGATCATCATGTTGCCTTTCCTCCTTTCTCCTACTTCAAAGAATTCATCTGCAGAGAAGCTGAAGAGAGAAATGATCCCAGTTTTAACTATCCAGATCTTTTCACAAATTCTTACAGGAAAGAAAGGTCAAATCAAGTGAGACCTGTCTCCGTGCACAAGACAAACATATCTATGGCTTCAGAGCCCAAAATAGGAAATCCCGAGAAGCTATGCCCCATGCACCACAAGCCTCATTCTCTTCAAAAATGCAGAGGTTTTCGAAAACTGCTCTTGGAAGAGAGGAAAAGGttcttaaaagaaaacaacatatGTTTTCGCTGCTGCGCCTCTACGACTCATCAAGCCAAATCTTGTGAGGCCACCGTAAAATGCGGGGAATGTGACAGCGATAAACACATTTCCGCTCTGCACCCTGGACCAGCTTCACGCTCAGATGCAGTTCCTACTTCCTCGACAGAGAATGGCGGGGAGAGGTCGGACACAGAGGCACAGAGTGTCACATCCAGATGTACCCAGGTATGTGGGGATGGGTTTCAAGGGAAATCCTGCTCAAAGATCTGTCTGGTGAATGTGTATCCAAATGGCCACCAAGAGCTATGGCAGAAGATGTATGTCATTTTAGATGACCAAAGTAATGTTTCACTGGCCAGATCTGAGTTTTTTGACATGTTTGGTCTCACGGGAGCAACCATGCCATACACACTGAAAACCTGTGCAGGCATCATAGAAGCATCTGGGAGAAGAGCCCACAGTTTTATGATAGAATCGTTGGATGGGAAAGTTACCATGCCCTTGCCTGCACTTATAGAGTGTAATGATATCCCAAACAACAGGTCAGAGATACCCACACCCGAAGCTGCATGTCACCACCATCATCTTAAAAGAGTGGCAGATAAGATTCCACCGCTTGACCCAGATGCAGACATTCTTCTTCTATTGGGAAGAGACATTATCAGAGCGCATAAGGTTCGAGACCAGTATAATGGTCCACTAAACGCGCCATATGCACAACGCTTAGACCTCGGGTGGGTCATTGTTGGAGAGGTGTGCATAGGAGGTGCACACAACACGACTACAGTGAGTGCTATGAAAACCTGCATCCTGGAAAATGGCAGACCAAGTCACTTTGCCACGTGTGAGAATAAGATAAAGGTGAAAGAATATCCTAATGGCAAagatgagaaaaagagaacCCCACCCAATAGAGACATCCAAAATGCGTCGACAGTGACTAATCTTGGAGAAACGGTCTTCAATGCCACAGAAAATGACAACCAGCTAGCACACTCCATTGAGGATTCAGTCTTCCTACAGATCATGGAAGAGGAATTCTTCCAGGATGAGACAAAAAGCTGGGTTGCCCCTCTTCCTTTTCGGCACCCACGCAAACGTCTACCAAATAACAGATGTTACGCTCATCACCGTCTGATGTCACTGCGGAAGACTTTAGATAAGAAGCCTGAAATGAAAATGCATTTCACAGACTTCATGCAAAATATGTTAGACAAGGGACATGCTGAACTTGCACCACCACTACAGGAGGGGGCAGAATGTTGGTATTTGCCCACGTTTGGTGTTTACCAtcccaaaaaaccaaacaagatTCGAGTGGTATTTGATTCCAGTGCTCAGTATGATGGAATCTCGCTAAATGAGGTGCTGCTGTCTGGACCAGATCTTAACAACAGTCTCGTCGGTGTCCTCCTCAGATTCAGAAAAGAGCCCGTGGCCATAACTGCAGATATTCAGCAGATGTTTTACTGTTTCGTTGTTCGTGAGGACTGCAGGGATTTCCTTAGGTTCCTGTGGTACCAGGATAACGATCTGAGTAAGGATGTGGTGGATTATCGCATGCGTGTTCATGTTTTCGGAAACAGTCCATCACCTGCAGTGGCAATCTTTGGCCTGAGGAAAGCAGCAGAGCACCAAGAAGTTGAATATGGCAGTGATGCGAGGCACTTCGTAGAAAGAGACTTCTATGTAGATGACGGCCTCCGGTCTTTTGCTACAACAGCAGAGGCCATTGATGTTCTGCGTCGAACACAGCAGATGTTGGCAGCATCTAACATCACTCTGCACAAAATAGCTTCAAATCGAGCAGAAGTATTGAACGCATTTCCTGCAGATCAGAGAGCAGACAATGTAAAAGACCTTAACCTCTTTGTGGATGACTTACCAGTCCAACGCAGTCTTGGAGTCAGCTGGAACATAATGACGGACACCTTTGGATTCAATATTCCTGAGAATCAAAAGCCATTTACACGCCGTGGTGTCCTGTCAACAGTAAACAGTCTGTTTGATCCTTTGGGGTTCATAGCTCCTGTTGCAGTGACAGGGAGACTGATTCTAAGAGAGCTAACAACTGAGAATGCAGACTGGGACGCAGAACTCCCTGAGGCTAAAAAAGAAAGTTGGAGAAGATGGAGTGAATCATTGTCAGCACTAAAAAACCTGGATGTTCCACGAGCATATGcctctttctctgtttccaAAGCACAGCACGCCGAATTATTGATCTTCTGTGATGCCTCTGTCAAAGCAATATCTGCAGTTGCTTATCTTAAGACAACGAATGAACAAGGTCTCCAAGAGGTGGGCTTTGTATTCGGGAAATCCAAGCTCGCTCCCAACCCAGGCCTCACAATCCCAAGACTGGAATTGTGTGCTGCTGTCATGGCCGTTGAGATAGCCGATCTAGTAATGAGGGAGCTTGATCTAGATCTCAAGACAGTGAAATTCTACACTGACAGCAGAGTTGTATTGGGATACATACACAACGAGACTAGGAGGTTCTATGTGTATGTGAACAATAGAGTGCAGCGCATCCGGCAGTCAACTCAACCTGAGCAGTGGAACTACATTCCTTCAGAACTAAATCCGGCTGATCATGGGTCACGTTCTGTTCCAGCCGCCGAGCTTGCCGACACAACGTGGCTAACAGGACCAGCATTCCTAATGAAACAGCCAAAGGTAGCTGCCAGTGGCGATAATGGATCAACATTTGACCTTGTGAACCCAGATGCTGATGCTGAGGTACGTCCTGAGGTAACTTCGCTCGCCACACAAGTTAGTAGAGACAAGCTTGGCTCAAAACGCTTCCAGCGTTTTTCTAGCTGGACCACACTCAGTAAGACTGTGGCACATCTGTGTCATATTGCTCAGTGTTTCTCTCACTCCTCAAAGAATCAAAGGTGTGTTGGATGGCATATGTGCAAAAGTGGCCTGTCAGTCATTGACATTGTCAGAGCAGAACAGATCATCATAAAATGTGTGCAAGAAGAAATGTATTCAGAAGAACTGAAGTGCATCAAAATGAAACATGACCTTCCGAAAACCAGCACTCTGTACAAACTTCGACCCATTCTCGACAGCGAAGGTATGTTAAGAATAGGTGGACGCATTGGCCGAGGACAACTTGAAACTGGTGAAGTCCATCCGCTAATAATACCAAGCCGCAGCCATGTAGCAAGCTTGCTTGtttgtcatcatcatcaggcTGTAAAGCACCAGGGCAGGCATTTCACTGAAGGTGCAATTCGCAACAGTGGTCTGTGGATTGTTGGAGGGAAACGTCTCATCAGCAGCATTATTCACAAATGTGTTACATGCAGGAAACTAAGAGGAAGAACCGAGCAGCAACAAATGTCAGACCTACCCACAGAGCGCCTTCAGGCTGACCCTCCATTTTCCTACGTTGGCCTTGATGTTTTTGGACCATGGGAAGTGGTGACGCGCCGTACCAGAGGTGGTCAAGCTCAGGACAAAAGGTGGGCTGTCCTTTTCACATGTATGTCCACTCGAGCCATACATATTGAGGTTATTGAAACAATGACGTCCTCAAGCTTTATAAATGCGCTCCGAAGATTTTTCTCCATCAGGGGTCATGCCAAACAGCTTCGCTCGGACTGTGGGACCAATTTCACTGGAGCGTTCAAAGAGCTGAAGATGGATCCTGGCAATAAGAGCGTAGAGGATTACCTTCTTAAACAAAAATGCACTTGGGTTTTCAACCCACCTCACTCCTCTCATATGGGCGGCGCGTGGGAGCGCATGATTGGAGTGGCAAGACGGATTTTAGATTCTATGCGTCTTCAGGTTGGACATGTAAAGCTCACTCATGAGGTCTTAACCACTTTCATGGCTGAAGTGAGTGCCATTGTCAATGCAAGGCCATTAATACCAGTTTCTACTGATCCTGAGGCGCCTTTCATTCTAACACCTTCCATATTGCTGACCCAGAAGGGTGGCGTTCCCTCTCCTACTGTAAGTGAGTTTTCAAAAGGGGATCTGCTCAAGAATCAGTGGAAAAGAGTTCAGGCCTTGGCAGATACCTTCTGGGCTAGGTGGCGCCGTGAATATTTGAGCACATTACAGAGTCGGCACAAATGGCAATCTCAGAAACCTAATCTCAAAGAAGGAGATATTGTTCTGCTCAAGGACGATCAAACCAAGAGGAATCAGTGGCCTATGGGAATTATTGTCAAGGTTGTTCCCAGCAGAGATGGACTTGTTAGGAAAGTCGAAGTTAAGGTGATACGGAACCA